From a region of the Nothobranchius furzeri strain GRZ-AD chromosome 12, NfurGRZ-RIMD1, whole genome shotgun sequence genome:
- the antkmt gene encoding adenine nucleotide translocase lysine N-methyltransferase isoform X1 has product MDDDTSDEAFTELRSRNLGGWGVAQIAVGTGLAVYAMWVGILQPGFRKVPLRLQVPYIPASKAQVQNVMTLLRGRKGDLVDLGSGDGRIVLEAYRHGFSPAVGYELNPWLVRLARFHAWRAGHHGKVSYRREDLWKVDLTKCKNITVFLAPSVLPLLQDKLKAELSDDALVVAGRFPLPDWSPCRVEGRGVDRAWAYNIQEQRTHTRQRDNSVVATGSDADNKVIPENIS; this is encoded by the exons ATGGACGATGACACGTCTGATGAGGCCTTCACAGAGCTCAGGAGCAGGAACCTCGGAGGTTGGGGGGTTGCTCAGATAGCTGTGGGCACTGGGCTTGCTGTATACGCAATGTGGGTGGGGATCCTCCAGCCAGGCTTCAGAAAAGTCCCATTAAGGCTACAG GTCCCCTACATTCCTGCCAGCAAAGCTCAAGTACAAAATGTTATGACATTGCTGAGAGGTCGAAAGGGGGATCTTGTGGATTTGGGATCGGGAGACGGTCGCATT GTCTTGGAAGCTTATCGCCATGGTTTTAGTCCAGCAGTTGGTTATGAGCTAAACCCCTGGCTGGTGCGCCTTGCCCGTTTTCACGCCTGGAGAGCAGGTCATCACGGAAAAGTGTCATATAGACGAGAAGATCTCTGGAAG GTTGACTTGACAAAATGCAAGAACATCACAGTGTTTTTGGCTCCCAGTGTG CTTCCATTATTGCAGGACAAGCTGAAGGCTGAGCTTTCTGACGACGCCCTAGTGGTGGCCGGACGTTTTCCCCTTCCAGACTGGAGTCCCTGCCGGGTCGAGGGTCGAGGTGTGGACAGAGCCTGGGCTTATAACATACAAGAACAAAGAACGCACACTCGTCAGAGAGATAATAGCGTCGTGGCAACAGGGAGCGATGCTGACAATAAAGTAATCCCCGAAAACATATCTTGA
- the hirip3 gene encoding HIRA-interacting protein 3 gives MVPEKERNFLRRFVVDQLRHESDLSTLTLGILKKRYLALVKCEPLSPEAKKFMKQVVEEELLNMQENAENESDSEIKGPQNKRKRETKQKEVESEEEKDPRAKKSRRVSSSSSDSEVEEKCKTGSPKQAKSHATGAGKRVGTDGNAKQPTTSEDDSSDEEMKKSEQSDSENNESPEKMAEKESNTPKTEGRSPETSDGKESAESDESESGSDGKSEQRGDNRKSSGAENKEVTVGKKTNNSDSGSSSLSSLEDKSKGAAEDSKSKKKVKRDQSSQKNDDKAVVRLKRYIALCGVRRNYKKLLNSCSSTRSKLAVLKKELEDLGVHGNPTIEKCKKVRMKREEAQELAELDVCNIINTKGRPTRRGMSNRQDPPSSGYKRALNSRSDTEEENNPDKGRRKISEWANLRGIISDDADSD, from the exons ATGGTGCCAGAAAAAGAGAGGAATTTTCTCCGCAGGTTTGTGGTGGATCAACTGCGCCATGAATCAGATCTAAG CACGCTCACATTAGGCATACTGAAGAAGAGGTACCTGGCTCTTGTGAAATGTGAGCCATTAAGTCCAGAGGCGAAGAAGTTCATGAAACAAGTGGTGGAGGAAGAACTTCTGAACATGCAG GAAAATGCTGAAAATGAAAGTGACTCTGAGATCAAGGGGCCCCAAAACAAACGGAAGAGAGAAACCAAGCAAAAAGAGGTGGAAAGTGAAGAAGAAAAAGACCCCCGAGCAAAAAAATCTCGTCGTGTTTCAAGCTCCTCATCAG ATTCAGAGGTTGAAGAGAAATGCAAAACAGGAAGTCCAAAACAAGCAAAATCTCACGCTACGGGTGCAGGGAAACGAGTCGGAACAGATGGGAACGCAAAACAGCCGACCACGAGCGAGGATGACTCTTCTGATGAAGAAATGAAGAAGTCAGAACAAAGTGACAGCGAGAATAACGAGAGTCCAGAGAAAATGGCAGAAAAGGAATCGAACACTCCAAAGACGGAAGGGAGAAGTCCCGAAACGAGTGATGGGAAGGAATCGGCGGAGAGTGATGAGAGTGAAAGTGGTTCAGATGGGAAGTCGGAACAAAGAGGCGACAACAGGAAGTCGTCCGGCGCTGAAAATA AGGAAGTCACCGTGGGAAAGAAAACCAACAATTCAGACTCCGGTTCATCGTCCTTGTCCTCTCTGGAGGACAAGAGTAAAGGAGCGGCTGAAGATTCAAAAAGTAAGAAGAAGGTGAAAAGAGATCAGAGCAGCCAAAAG AATGACGACAAAGCTGTCGTGCGTCTGAAGCGTTACATTGCCCTCTGTGGTGTGAGGAGGAATTACAAGAAACTGCTGAACAGCTGCAGCTCCACCCGCTCCAAGCTGGCTGTTTTAAAGAAGGAGCTTGAAGATCTCGGCGTTCATG GAAACCCAACCATTGAGAAATGTAAAAAAGTCCGAATGAAGAGAGAAGAGGCTCAGGAGCTGGCCGAGCTTGATGTCTGCAACATCATCAACACAAAAG GTCGTCCTACTCGCAGAGGAATGTCAAACAGGCAGGACCCTCCGTCCTCCGGCTACAAGCGTGCTCTGAACTCCAGATCTGACACGGAAGAAGAGAACAACCCTGACAAAGGACGCAGGAAAATCTCAGAATGGGCCAATCTGCGAGGGATTATCAGTGATGATGCAGATAGTGACTAA
- the antkmt gene encoding adenine nucleotide translocase lysine N-methyltransferase isoform X2 gives MDDDTSDEAFTELRSRNLGGWGVAQIAVGTGLAVYAMWVGILQPGFRKVPLRLQVPYIPASKAQVQNVMTLLRGRKGDLVDLGSGDGRIVLEAYRHGFSPAVGYELNPWLVRLARFHAWRAGHHGKVSYRREDLWKVDLTKCKNITVFLAPSVDKLKAELSDDALVVAGRFPLPDWSPCRVEGRGVDRAWAYNIQEQRTHTRQRDNSVVATGSDADNKVIPENIS, from the exons ATGGACGATGACACGTCTGATGAGGCCTTCACAGAGCTCAGGAGCAGGAACCTCGGAGGTTGGGGGGTTGCTCAGATAGCTGTGGGCACTGGGCTTGCTGTATACGCAATGTGGGTGGGGATCCTCCAGCCAGGCTTCAGAAAAGTCCCATTAAGGCTACAG GTCCCCTACATTCCTGCCAGCAAAGCTCAAGTACAAAATGTTATGACATTGCTGAGAGGTCGAAAGGGGGATCTTGTGGATTTGGGATCGGGAGACGGTCGCATT GTCTTGGAAGCTTATCGCCATGGTTTTAGTCCAGCAGTTGGTTATGAGCTAAACCCCTGGCTGGTGCGCCTTGCCCGTTTTCACGCCTGGAGAGCAGGTCATCACGGAAAAGTGTCATATAGACGAGAAGATCTCTGGAAG GTTGACTTGACAAAATGCAAGAACATCACAGTGTTTTTGGCTCCCAGTGTG GACAAGCTGAAGGCTGAGCTTTCTGACGACGCCCTAGTGGTGGCCGGACGTTTTCCCCTTCCAGACTGGAGTCCCTGCCGGGTCGAGGGTCGAGGTGTGGACAGAGCCTGGGCTTATAACATACAAGAACAAAGAACGCACACTCGTCAGAGAGATAATAGCGTCGTGGCAACAGGGAGCGATGCTGACAATAAAGTAATCCCCGAAAACATATCTTGA